One Constrictibacter sp. MBR-5 DNA window includes the following coding sequences:
- a CDS encoding SRPBCC family protein, with product MPNTVRLHRVIAAKPEKVYRAFLEPDAVASWLPPFGFTCAVHELEARVGGRHRMSFRNFTTGDSHSFGGEYLELVAGERLVYTDRFDDANLPGEMKVAVTLKAVSVGTEMIIEQESIPDAIPREACYLGWRESLRKLAKLLELEICQ from the coding sequence ATGCCGAACACCGTCCGCCTGCACCGCGTCATCGCCGCCAAGCCGGAGAAGGTCTATCGGGCGTTCCTCGAACCGGATGCTGTCGCGAGCTGGCTTCCGCCGTTCGGCTTCACCTGTGCGGTCCACGAACTGGAAGCCAGGGTGGGCGGGCGGCACAGGATGTCGTTCCGGAACTTCACCACCGGCGACAGCCATTCCTTCGGCGGCGAGTACCTGGAACTCGTCGCAGGTGAGCGGCTCGTTTACACGGACAGGTTCGACGACGCCAACCTGCCCGGCGAAATGAAGGTCGCCGTGACGTTGAAGGCCGTATCGGTCGGCACGGAAATGATCATCGAGCAGGAAAGCATTCCGGACGCGATACCGCGCGAAGCCTGCTACCTCGGCTGGCGCGAGAGCCTGCGGAAGCTGGCGAAGCTCTTGGAGCTTGAAATCTGCCAGTAG
- a CDS encoding SWIB/MDM2 domain-containing protein codes for MAKKQTAAKAGEAGSSEKKVNPALMKPLQPSKELAAVVGSDPLPRPQVVKKLWEYIKKNDLQNPENRREIRSDDKLRAVFGKDKVTMFEMNKYVAQHLK; via the coding sequence ATGGCGAAGAAGCAGACTGCCGCGAAGGCGGGTGAGGCGGGCTCGAGCGAGAAGAAGGTGAACCCGGCGCTGATGAAGCCGCTTCAGCCGTCCAAGGAACTGGCAGCCGTCGTGGGTTCCGACCCGCTCCCGCGCCCGCAGGTCGTCAAGAAGCTCTGGGAGTATATCAAGAAGAACGATCTCCAGAACCCCGAGAATCGTCGGGAGATCAGGAGCGACGACAAACTGCGGGCCGTGTTCGGAAAGGACAAGGTCACGATGTTCGAGATGAACAAGTACGTGGCCCAGCACCTGAAATAG
- a CDS encoding oligopeptide/dipeptide ABC transporter ATP-binding protein has protein sequence MGIARGLALDPALVVCDEPVSALDVSVQGQVVNLQRDRGLSYVFVSHDLRIVKFIADRVAVMYLGRIVEIGDKKTIYGRPLHPYTEALLAAVPVARPGLPRRRTAVQGEIPSATSPPSGCLFHPRCPMAIDRCRIEIRILRTVDGREVACHLADSRV, from the coding sequence ATGGGCATCGCCCGCGGGCTGGCGCTCGATCCTGCGCTGGTCGTCTGCGACGAGCCGGTCTCGGCGCTGGACGTATCCGTGCAGGGACAGGTGGTGAACCTGCAGCGCGACCGCGGCCTCAGCTACGTGTTCGTCTCGCACGATCTGCGGATCGTGAAGTTCATCGCCGACCGGGTTGCGGTCATGTATCTCGGCCGCATCGTCGAGATCGGCGACAAGAAGACGATCTACGGCCGTCCGCTGCATCCCTACACCGAGGCTCTCCTGGCCGCCGTCCCGGTGGCGCGACCGGGACTGCCGCGCAGGCGGACGGCGGTGCAAGGCGAAATCCCCAGCGCAACGAGCCCGCCGAGCGGATGCTTGTTCCACCCCCGCTGTCCGATGGCGATCGATCGATGCCGAATCGAGATTCGGATCCTGCGAACCGTCGATGGCCGCGAGGTCGCCTGCCATTTGGCCGACAGCCGGGTTTGA
- a CDS encoding calcium-binding protein has protein sequence MSSLPTHARGSGGADAMTGGAAVDTADYSGSTGRVTVSLMSGNGWHGHASGDSLIEMENVVGSAFDDSLKGTTGVNRLQGGPGNDTLDGQAGDDVLRGTGGANRVEGGAWDDRLEGLGGNDVFGFGNDVIADFVAGAGIQAPISKGDDLPRSVLRHVPLPLVCCPMRYCPRYGDRPDPRLPEIFRNGSAALRPFFANRRRASRQISAVDVGRGAAFQPSPGTSYGLCVQSITLSVLLRSSDLSGNLRE, from the coding sequence ATGTCGTCCCTGCCGACCCATGCCCGCGGTTCCGGCGGCGCCGATGCGATGACCGGTGGCGCCGCTGTCGACACGGCCGACTATTCCGGCTCGACCGGTCGCGTGACGGTCAGCCTGATGTCGGGCAACGGCTGGCACGGCCATGCTTCAGGCGATTCGCTGATCGAAATGGAGAACGTCGTCGGCTCGGCGTTCGACGACTCTCTGAAGGGCACAACCGGTGTGAACCGCCTTCAGGGCGGTCCTGGAAACGACACGCTCGACGGTCAGGCCGGCGACGACGTGCTGAGAGGCACCGGTGGTGCCAACCGCGTCGAAGGAGGTGCCTGGGACGATCGCCTAGAAGGCCTCGGCGGCAACGATGTATTCGGGTTCGGCAACGACGTGATCGCCGACTTCGTCGCCGGTGCAGGAATCCAGGCACCGATCTCAAAAGGCGATGACCTTCCTCGTTCCGTCCTGCGGCACGTCCCTCTGCCGCTCGTCTGCTGTCCGATGCGGTACTGCCCTAGATATGGCGATCGGCCCGATCCGCGTCTTCCCGAAATATTCCGCAATGGATCAGCGGCACTTCGCCCCTTTTTTGCAAACCGACGCCGTGCGTCCCGGCAGATCTCCGCCGTTGACGTGGGGAGAGGGGCTGCCTTCCAACCCTCTCCAGGAACGTCCTACGGGCTATGCGTCCAATCCATCACTCTCTCAGTGCTCCTTCGTTCTTCCGACCTGAGCGGCAATCTCAGAGAATGA
- a CDS encoding FAD-dependent oxidoreductase, translated as MAHDSRSYWIDTTPPSSYRSLQQDVKVDVAVIGAGIVGITTAFLLKRAGLSVALVEARRAAEQVSGLTTAKVTSLHGLIYADLVRNFGEETAAAYGRSNEAALAKIAGLVSELGIDCGFERSPAYTFCMDAANLDAVRGEADTALRLGLPASFVDQLPVPFPFAGAVRFDNQAQFHPRLYLLRLLREIDGGGSHVFENTRVTDVQEGQPCRVETRAGTLQAGRVIVATNLPFLDRGGFFALAYPYAHVAMAALVEPESVVEGMFISVEEPTRSVRFHSGPDGPVLIATGAGFKTGHGNPEAAAADLEAWVSRHFRVRAVHSRWSNEDFVSKDRVPFIGRMRSASDALWTATAFGAWGMTGGTLAGMILSDLIRGEPNPWASIYDSTRIAATKGASTFLSENLDVAKEWVGGHLTPGERAAADLRPGEGAIVTAASGKVAAYCDEKGKMHAVSVTCTHMGCTVVWNGLSKVWDCPCHGSRFDIDGEVVFGPAIDPLAPASLS; from the coding sequence ATGGCCCACGACAGCCGCTCATATTGGATCGACACCACGCCGCCCAGCAGCTACCGGAGCCTCCAGCAGGATGTGAAGGTCGACGTGGCGGTAATCGGCGCCGGCATCGTCGGCATCACGACAGCTTTCCTTCTCAAGCGCGCGGGTCTTTCGGTGGCGCTCGTCGAGGCCCGTCGCGCGGCGGAGCAGGTGAGCGGGCTCACCACGGCGAAGGTCACCTCGCTCCATGGCCTGATATATGCGGACCTCGTTCGCAACTTCGGAGAGGAGACGGCCGCCGCATATGGCCGGTCCAACGAGGCTGCGCTCGCGAAGATCGCCGGCCTCGTATCCGAACTGGGCATCGACTGCGGTTTCGAGCGTAGCCCGGCCTACACCTTCTGCATGGACGCGGCGAACCTGGACGCCGTGCGGGGTGAGGCCGACACGGCGCTGCGCCTCGGCCTTCCAGCATCCTTCGTGGACCAGTTGCCGGTGCCGTTCCCCTTCGCGGGCGCCGTTCGGTTCGACAATCAGGCGCAGTTCCATCCGCGCCTCTACCTGCTGCGATTGTTGCGCGAGATCGACGGCGGGGGCAGCCATGTCTTCGAGAACACGCGGGTGACCGACGTTCAGGAAGGACAGCCCTGCCGGGTCGAAACGCGTGCGGGGACGCTTCAAGCGGGCCGCGTGATCGTAGCGACGAACCTGCCGTTCCTGGACCGGGGAGGCTTCTTCGCGCTGGCCTATCCCTACGCCCATGTCGCGATGGCCGCTCTTGTCGAGCCCGAGAGCGTGGTGGAGGGGATGTTCATCAGCGTCGAAGAGCCCACGCGCTCCGTGCGCTTCCACAGCGGCCCGGACGGACCGGTGCTCATCGCCACGGGCGCGGGCTTCAAGACCGGCCACGGCAACCCGGAGGCCGCGGCTGCCGATCTGGAGGCATGGGTATCCCGGCACTTCCGCGTCCGCGCCGTCCACAGCCGCTGGAGCAATGAAGACTTCGTCTCCAAGGACCGCGTTCCCTTCATCGGCCGCATGCGATCCGCCAGCGACGCGCTCTGGACGGCCACAGCTTTCGGTGCCTGGGGGATGACCGGTGGCACGTTGGCCGGGATGATCCTGAGCGACCTCATCCGAGGCGAGCCGAACCCGTGGGCGTCGATTTACGATTCCACGCGTATCGCAGCGACCAAGGGCGCGAGCACCTTCCTCAGCGAAAATCTCGATGTCGCCAAGGAGTGGGTCGGCGGCCACCTCACACCCGGCGAACGTGCTGCCGCCGATCTGCGCCCTGGGGAAGGCGCGATCGTCACCGCCGCCTCCGGCAAGGTGGCGGCCTATTGCGACGAAAAGGGGAAGATGCACGCCGTGTCGGTCACCTGCACCCACATGGGATGCACCGTCGTCTGGAACGGCCTCTCGAAGGTGTGGGACTGCCCATGCCACGGCTCGCGCTTCGATATCGACGGGGAGGTCGTCTTCGGACCCGCCATAGATCCGCTGGCCCCCGCCAGCCTGTCCTGA